GGGCAGCGAGCCGGACCCGCTGCTGGTTCCGGAGCTGCCGGAGTCCTGGACATCCAACAGCGCGCAGTTGCGCACCAAGACCGCCGACGGCGTCGACTCCTGGTATATCGGCCTGCTCACGCCGAAAGGCCAGTTCATCGGTGTCGCCCAGGGCTTCGAGGCGAATGAGAGCTGGGTGGCCGGCCAGGTGAACCGCGGCCGGATCACCGAGACCCGGGACATCGACGGCGTGCGCTGGGACGTGTACGACAACCGCACGTCCGGCGCGGACGCCGGCAACGTCGCCTACGCCCTGACGACGACAGCAGGAAAGAGTTCCATCGTCGTCTTCGGGACCGCCGGCGACGCCGAGTTCCAGACGGTCGCCGCCGCGCTGGCCGGACAGATCCGATCGCTGGGAGGCGTGTGATGCCCACGAACCGTCCGGGACGCATCTGGAACGAGCTGCTGCGAGGCAACGAGCGCTTCGTCGCCGGCACGCCCCGTCATCCGCGCCAGGATGTCGAACGCCGCGAATCCGTCGCCCAGGACCAGGCGCCCATCGCCGCGATCTTCGGCTGCGCCGACTCCCGTCTCGCCGCCGAGATCATCTTCGACCTCGGCCTCGGCGACGCGTTCGTCGTGCGCAACGCCGGCCAGGTGATCTCGGACTCGGTGGTCGGCTCGCTGGAGTACGCGGTCGCCGTGCTGAAGGTGCCGCTCATCCTCGTGCTCGGCCACAACGCCTGCGGCGCCGTCGCCTCAGCCATCGCTTCGCAGGCGGCCGGCGCCGAACCGCTTCCCCCGCACATCGCCTCGCTCATCGCCCCGATCCTCCCGGCCGTTCACCGCGTGACGAACACCGCGATGGACGCCGCTATCGACCCCGCGCAGGTGGACGCCTCCGAGGTCGGCCGCGAGCACCTGCGCGACACAGTGAGCGAGCTGCTGGCCCGCTCGGAGATCATCAGCGACGCCGTCGCCGCCAATCTCCTCGCCATCGTCGGGGCCAACTACCGGCTCCAGCAAGGTCGGGTCGTCCCCGACATCGTCGTCGGTCTGGCCGCTCCGGCCGCCGACTCCCCGAGCGCCGCCTGAGCGGCGCTCACAACACGCACAGTAAGGAAGAGCACACCGTGGTGGACAGCAGTTCGGGCACCGAGTACCGCATCGAGCACGACACGATGGGCGAGGTGCGGGTGCCCGCAGCCGCCCTGTACAGCGCACAGACGCAGCGAGCGGTCGAGAACTTCCCGATCTCCGGCTCCGTGCTGGAGCCCGCCCAGATCGCGGCGCTCGCCCGCATCAAGAAGTCCGCGGCTCTCGCGAACGCCCGTCTCGGCGTCATCGACACCGAGATCGCGGAGGCCATCGCGGCCTCCGCCGACGAGGTCGTCGCCGGCGGGCTGTTCGGCGAGTTCCCGATCGACGTCTACCAGACCGGCTCGGGCACCTCCTCCAACATGAACATGAACGAGGTGCTCGCGACCCTCGCCACACGCCGCCTGGGCCGCCCGGTGCATCCGAACGACCACGTCAACGCTTCGCAGTCCTCGAACGACGTCTTCCCGACCTCCGTCCACATCGCTGTCACCGGCGCGCTGATCGACGAGCTCATCCCGGCCCTCGACCACCTGGCGGTCGCGCTGGAGGAGAAGGCCGAGCTGTGGGCCACAGCTGTCAAGAGCGGCCGCACCCACTTGATGGACGCCACGCCGGTGACCCTCGGGCAGGAGTTCGGCGGCTACGCCGCCCAGATCCGCTACGGCATCGAGCGTGTCCGGGCGGCGCTGACCCGGGTCGCCGAAGTCCCCCTCGGCGGCACCGCGGTCGGCACCGGCATCAACACTCCGCCCGGCTTCCCGCAGCTGGTGATCGAGCTCCTCACCCAGGAGACGGAGCTGCCGATCACCGAGGCCCGCAACCACTTCGAGGCCCAGGCCAACCGCGACGCCCTGGTCGAGGTCTCCGGCGCGCTCCGCACCATCGCCGTCAGCCTGACCAAGGTCTGCAACGACCTCCGGTGGATGGGCTCCGGCCCCAACACCGGCCTCGGCGAACTGCACATCCCGGACCTCCAGCCCGGATCGTCGATCATGCCCGGCAAGGTCAACCCGGTCGTCCCAGAAGCTGTCCTCATGGTCGCCGCCCGCGTCATCGGCAACGACGCGACGATCGCCTGGAGCGGCGCCTCCGGCCTCTTCGAGCTGAACGTCGCCATCCCGGTGATGGGCACCGCCCTGCTCGAGTCCATCCGCCTCCTCACCCAGGCCAGCCGAGTGCTCGCCGACAAGACCGTCGCCGGTCTCGAAGCGAACCTCGCCCGGGCTCGCGCGTTCGCCGAGTCCAGCCCGTCCATCGTGACCCCGCTGAACCGCGTGATCGGCTACGAGGCCGCCGCCACGGTCGCCAAGCACTCCGTCGCCCAGGGGATGACCGTTCGGGAGGCCGTGATCGCTCTCGGCTTCGTCGAACGCGGCGAGGTGACGGAGGAGCAGCTCGACAAGGCGCTCGACGTGCTGAGCATGACCCGCCCGGGCTGAGAGACACGGACCGGGAGAACGGCCGCCGGCCGCACTGCGACTCCGCCGATTGCCGGGCGCCCTTCCGCACACCGCGGGAGGGCACCCGGCCTTCTCCCCACACCGCCCCCTCCCGGGCTCGGCCCTGTGATCCTCGCTCTGTCCTCTCACCACATGGCTGCCACCGCCCAGAAAGCCCCCAGCAGCACCGGCCCCAGAGCGACATCCCCACCCGTCCCACCGCGGCTCTCCTGGCCGCTCCACAGCGCTGCCGCTCCGGCCGTGCCTGCTGTGAATCCCCCAGACGAGAACGGCGCCGGGCTCCCCCACCCCCACGAGCGCTGTCAGCGCCCCCACCAGCAGCCCGGCGAGCTTCGCGTCCCCCATGCCGATCCCGCCCCCGAGCGCCAGCGCCCCCACCAGCGCGAGCACCCCGGCCGCGAGGGCGAGCGGCCCCCACGGCGGGCTCCCCCGCGCCAACCCGTCCCACACGACCCCCACGACGAGGAAGCCGTAGCCGGGCAGGACGAGCGCGTTCGGGAGCCGTCGCTCCCGCACGTCCGCCACCACCAGCGGAACGGTCACCGCGGCCAGATAGAGGCTTCCGACCGCGGCCGGCCCGGCGTCGCGCACCAAGAGGAGCGGGACGCCGAGCGCGGCTGCGGCGGCGATGCGGACCTTTTTCT
This genomic window from Leifsonia xyli subsp. cynodontis DSM 46306 contains:
- a CDS encoding carbonic anhydrase, which codes for MPTNRPGRIWNELLRGNERFVAGTPRHPRQDVERRESVAQDQAPIAAIFGCADSRLAAEIIFDLGLGDAFVVRNAGQVISDSVVGSLEYAVAVLKVPLILVLGHNACGAVASAIASQAAGAEPLPPHIASLIAPILPAVHRVTNTAMDAAIDPAQVDASEVGREHLRDTVSELLARSEIISDAVAANLLAIVGANYRLQQGRVVPDIVVGLAAPAADSPSAA
- a CDS encoding DUF4245 domain-containing protein; the encoded protein is MSPRNKPPAVVAELGRPETPEETAARKAQNSANHRNRQTVNNLVYSLIATVALVIVIVLAVPRGAPTASTHDVDFAAVAQQAQGSEPDPLLVPELPESWTSNSAQLRTKTADGVDSWYIGLLTPKGQFIGVAQGFEANESWVAGQVNRGRITETRDIDGVRWDVYDNRTSGADAGNVAYALTTTAGKSSIVVFGTAGDAEFQTVAAALAGQIRSLGGV
- a CDS encoding class II fumarate hydratase, which produces MVDSSSGTEYRIEHDTMGEVRVPAAALYSAQTQRAVENFPISGSVLEPAQIAALARIKKSAALANARLGVIDTEIAEAIAASADEVVAGGLFGEFPIDVYQTGSGTSSNMNMNEVLATLATRRLGRPVHPNDHVNASQSSNDVFPTSVHIAVTGALIDELIPALDHLAVALEEKAELWATAVKSGRTHLMDATPVTLGQEFGGYAAQIRYGIERVRAALTRVAEVPLGGTAVGTGINTPPGFPQLVIELLTQETELPITEARNHFEAQANRDALVEVSGALRTIAVSLTKVCNDLRWMGSGPNTGLGELHIPDLQPGSSIMPGKVNPVVPEAVLMVAARVIGNDATIAWSGASGLFELNVAIPVMGTALLESIRLLTQASRVLADKTVAGLEANLARARAFAESSPSIVTPLNRVIGYEAAATVAKHSVAQGMTVREAVIALGFVERGEVTEEQLDKALDVLSMTRPG